From Oryza brachyantha chromosome 9, ObraRS2, whole genome shotgun sequence, a single genomic window includes:
- the LOC107304891 gene encoding uncharacterized protein LOC107304891, whose product MASGGGESMCRGRWVAVMVVLLLLCFHVAVVRAAASRAVVSRKANLSGRKGGLAAAEKMKPGKDGAGGVVDATVVRALKKKTVAAAAVKDQTGVLKQGKKLSSGGAITSEIATSRTPAAVAAVKTKLPKVNKVAAVKPKITSAAKLAKIGTEKLTEESRKEGQAAAVMKARKSPAAVALTLAEEDGAEDLISEFRELPARLQETLVPDLARLSSTSRAYLSAANAGIADGVRPLLGGRWAPVAATVASAAVLLLPLCLLAALVRRVGAYLPLLRRALLLAQAYLAIYFATLAVAAAATGLEPLRFFHAASPAAYAWTQAAQSLGYVAYLVLQMVDLVAAFSSREGAGGAGAGEEASSRALSLAQMLLGLAVGLHYYAAVFHRAAAGEAPRATWRVHAVYAACFVVVCACARAERRKKAYLTGAAEAWKKS is encoded by the coding sequence ATGGCGtctggtggtggtgaatcaATGTGCCGTGGGCGGTGGGTGGCGGTAATGGTCGTGCTTCTTCTGCTCTGCTtccacgtcgccgtcgtccgtgCGGCTGCTTCGCGAGCGGTGGTGTCGCGCAAGGCGAATCTGTCAGGGCGTAAGGGtggcttggcggcggcggagaagatGAAGCCGGGCAAGGATGGTGCCGGTGGTGTGGTGGACGCGACTGTGGTGAGAGcactgaagaagaagacggtggcggcggcggcagtgaaGGATCAGACCGGAGTGCTGAAACAGGGGAAGAAGCTCAGCTCGGGTGGTGCCATCACGAGCGAAATTGCCACGAGCAGGACTCCGGCGGCCGTGGCCGCCGTCAAAACCAAGCTTCCGAAGGTCAACAAGGTGGCTGCTGTGAAGCCCAAGATCACGTCCGCCGCGAAGCTCGCCAAGATTGGCACCGAGAAATTGACCGAAGAATCCCGCAAGGAggggcaggcggcggccgtgATGAAGGCGAGGaaatcgccggcggcggtggcgttgaCATTGGCGGAAGAGGACGGGGCCGAGGACCTGATCTCGGAGTTCCGGGAGCTGCCGGCGCGGCTGCAGGAGACGCTCGTGCCGGACCTGGCGCGGCTGTCGTCGACGTCCAGGGCGTACCTGTCGGCGGCGAACGCCGGCATCGCCGACGGGGTGCGGCCGCTGCTGGGCGGGCGGTGGGCGCCCGTGGCGGCGACcgtcgcgtcggcggcggtcctgctgctgccgctgtgcCTGCTCGCGGCGCTGGTGCGGCGCGTGGGCGCGTACCTcccgctcctccgccgcgcgctgcTGCTGGCGCAGGCCTACCTGGCCATCTACTTCGCGACGctcgcggtggcggcggcagccacGGGGCTGGAGCCGCTCCGGTTCTTCcacgcggcgtcgccggccgcgtaCGCGTGGACGCAGGCGGCGCAGTCGCTCGGGTACGTGGCCTACCTCGTGCTCCAGATGGTGGACCTGGTGGCCGCCTTCTCCTCccgcgagggcgcgggcggcgccggcgccggggaggaGGCGTCGTCCAGGGCGCTGTCGCTGGCGCAGATGTTGCTGGGCCTCGCCGTCGGGCTGCACTACTACGCCGCGGTGTTCCaccgcgccgctgccggcgaggCGCCACGAGCCACCTGGCGCGTCCACGCGGTGTACGCGGCGTGCTTCGTGGTGGTgtgcgcgtgcgcgcgcgccgagagaaggaagaaagcctacctcaccggcgccgccgaggcgtGGAAGAAGAGCTGA